The following proteins are co-located in the bacterium genome:
- a CDS encoding DUF2182 domain-containing protein yields the protein MSEPHRVMSREMSTADNWQGSAGPALAGLAGVAGAAWIYLATGAGLGSAMRGTDMAGGGMMPMAPAWTPGYAVVMLSMWIVMMTAMMLPTSTFAVLRVAGRAGIERAAGFAAGYLAIWAGFGAAAASLQWALDSAHLLSGAMALQNAALAGLVTAAVGVYQLTPLKRACLERCRALDGCLARVEARRPWGSVGSGLHYGVSCLGCCAALMGLLFVGGLMSIPWVAAIAVWVLAEKTLPWGGRVARLGGAGLIAAGAVAFAIALAHA from the coding sequence ATGTCGGAACCGCACCGCGTCATGTCCCGCGAGATGAGTACGGCCGACAACTGGCAGGGCAGCGCCGGGCCGGCCCTCGCGGGTCTCGCCGGCGTCGCCGGCGCCGCGTGGATCTACCTGGCCACCGGCGCCGGGCTGGGCTCAGCTATGCGCGGGACGGACATGGCCGGCGGCGGCATGATGCCGATGGCGCCGGCCTGGACACCCGGCTACGCGGTGGTGATGCTCAGTATGTGGATCGTCATGATGACCGCGATGATGCTGCCGACTTCGACGTTCGCCGTGCTCAGGGTTGCCGGCCGGGCAGGCATCGAGCGCGCGGCGGGGTTCGCGGCCGGCTACCTCGCGATCTGGGCGGGGTTCGGCGCCGCGGCAGCCTCGCTCCAATGGGCGCTCGACTCGGCGCATCTTCTCTCGGGGGCGATGGCGCTCCAAAATGCGGCGCTCGCCGGCCTCGTGACGGCGGCCGTCGGAGTGTACCAGTTGACCCCGCTCAAGCGCGCGTGCCTGGAGCGCTGCCGCGCGCTGGACGGTTGTCTGGCGAGGGTCGAGGCCCGGCGGCCGTGGGGCTCGGTGGGGTCCGGGCTCCATTACGGCGTCTCGTGTCTCGGCTGCTGCGCAGCGTTGATGGGCCTGCTGTTTGTCGGCGGCCTGATGAGTATCCCGTGGGTGGCCGCGATCGCGGTCTGGGTGCTGGCCGAAAAAACCCTGCCCTGGGGCGGCCGCGTCGCGCGGCTCGGCGGGGCCGGGCTCATTGCTGCGGGGGCTGTGGCGTTCGCGATCGCTCTGGCCCACGCGTGA
- a CDS encoding DUF899 domain-containing protein has translation MTTHKTGTREEWLAARLDLLGAEKELTRRSDEVARRRQELPWVRIDKEYRFETDDGTASLADLFRGRSQLLIYHFMFGPDYTGGCPSCSSIADGFGGFVIHLANHDVTLAAVSRAPLAKLQAYKRRMGWAFPWASSLGSDFNFDFKVEVTEEQQREGRIEYNYRREAPAREPLAGKTVRQWESPVAKVAAMTGTDVATYTRERPGMSAFALEDGVVYHTYSTYARGLDGLWGMYQWLDRAPKGRNESGIWFRRHDEYPS, from the coding sequence ATGACTACGCACAAGACCGGCACACGTGAAGAGTGGCTGGCGGCCCGGCTGGATCTGCTCGGGGCCGAGAAAGAGCTGACGCGACGCAGCGACGAGGTGGCCCGGCGGCGGCAGGAGCTGCCCTGGGTTCGAATCGACAAGGAGTACCGTTTCGAGACCGACGACGGCACCGCGTCCCTCGCCGATCTCTTCAGGGGACGGTCGCAGCTGCTCATTTATCACTTCATGTTCGGCCCCGACTACACGGGCGGGTGTCCGTCCTGCTCATCGATCGCGGACGGGTTCGGCGGCTTCGTCATCCATCTGGCCAACCACGATGTGACGCTCGCGGCGGTGTCGCGGGCGCCGCTCGCAAAGCTGCAGGCGTACAAGCGGCGGATGGGGTGGGCGTTCCCCTGGGCGTCCTCACTGGGCAGCGACTTCAACTTCGACTTCAAGGTCGAGGTCACCGAAGAGCAACAGCGCGAGGGACGCATCGAATACAACTACCGGCGTGAGGCGCCGGCACGCGAACCGCTCGCAGGGAAGACCGTTCGACAGTGGGAGTCGCCGGTCGCGAAGGTCGCCGCCATGACCGGGACCGACGTGGCCACGTACACGCGCGAGAGGCCGGGCATGAGCGCGTTCGCGCTCGAGGACGGCGTCGTCTATCACACCTATTCCACGTATGCGCGCGGACTGGACGGCCTCTGGGGCATGTACCAGTGGCTCGACCGCGCCCCCAAGGGCCGCAACGAGTCCGGCATCTGGTTTCGCCGCCACGACGAGTACCCGTCGTGA
- a CDS encoding DinB family protein, with protein MDDRVLIQQQLGASRGILKHSVGDISDDEARRISIPTLSPIIWQVGHLAVTNVGFVKRAGIEPIPSLPATYRGLFEGGTGGAADYPPLEAIMRVFDDTHEALLGAVAAADLDAANEGPRGVWNSVGELFAFSVNHRWYHIGKINSLRALLGKPRLFG; from the coding sequence ATGGATGATCGTGTACTGATCCAGCAGCAGTTGGGCGCGAGCCGCGGGATTCTCAAGCACAGCGTAGGGGACATTTCCGACGATGAGGCGCGCCGGATCTCGATTCCAACGTTATCTCCGATCATCTGGCAGGTGGGGCACCTCGCGGTGACCAACGTGGGCTTCGTCAAGCGGGCGGGCATCGAGCCGATTCCGTCGCTTCCCGCGACGTACCGCGGTCTCTTCGAGGGGGGGACCGGCGGCGCGGCGGACTACCCGCCGCTCGAGGCAATTATGCGCGTGTTCGACGACACGCACGAGGCCCTGCTCGGCGCGGTTGCCGCGGCCGACTTGGACGCCGCAAACGAAGGACCAAGGGGAGTTTGGAACAGCGTGGGCGAGTTGTTCGCCTTTTCCGTCAACCACCGCTGGTACCACATCGGCAAAATCAATTCGCTGCGCGCGCTGCTCGGAAAACCCCGGCTGTTTGGATAG
- a CDS encoding HAD family hydrolase, producing MIRGAIFDLGSTLIRRTGLELERVKCAALASFAASDCGCGDPETFAARLLDIRLAGWKRSEAELVEVAATASFAEAFAAVGLDATDLTLSQAEAVFFEPEVTMSRLYPSAAETLEALAGMGLRLGMISNATSHRLVVDIARRHGIDRYFDPIVTSMGFGRPKPHAGIFRHVLEGWKIEPDAAVMIGDTLGADILGANTVGMRSILVDIEPNPDNPRYAARARPTATVTRLDEIPPLIRAWNGAEPARRA from the coding sequence ATGATCCGCGGCGCGATCTTCGACCTCGGCAGCACGCTCATCCGGCGCACCGGCCTCGAGCTCGAACGCGTGAAGTGCGCCGCGCTCGCGTCCTTCGCCGCCTCCGACTGCGGCTGCGGCGACCCGGAGACGTTCGCCGCGCGCCTGCTCGACATCCGGCTCGCCGGCTGGAAGCGCTCGGAAGCAGAACTGGTCGAGGTCGCCGCGACGGCCTCGTTTGCCGAGGCGTTCGCCGCGGTCGGGCTCGACGCCACCGACCTGACGCTGTCCCAGGCCGAAGCGGTCTTCTTTGAGCCGGAGGTCACGATGAGCAGGCTCTATCCGTCGGCGGCAGAGACGCTCGAGGCGCTCGCCGGAATGGGGCTGCGGCTCGGCATGATCAGCAACGCCACGAGCCACCGGCTGGTGGTCGACATCGCGCGGCGGCACGGTATCGACCGCTACTTCGACCCGATCGTCACCTCGATGGGCTTCGGCCGCCCAAAGCCGCACGCCGGCATCTTCCGGCACGTACTGGAAGGCTGGAAGATCGAGCCGGACGCCGCGGTGATGATCGGGGACACCCTCGGCGCCGACATCCTCGGCGCGAACACCGTGGGCATGCGCTCGATCCTCGTCGACATCGAACCCAACCCGGACAATCCGCGGTACGCGGCGCGGGCCCGGCCGACCGCCACCGTCACGCGCCTGGACGAGATTCCGCCGCTGATCCGAGCGTGGAACGGCGCCGAGCCGGCGCGCCGCGCGTAG
- a CDS encoding D-alanine--D-alanine ligase, whose translation MTSVPPRSSRRRLRVAVLFGGPSAERQVSLWSGERVLGSLDPATYDALPVEITAEGKWLPRPDLLKLPAPAPDPSAAPAGRALSPVPSLGAASHHIDEVVREGEIDVVFVALHGPYGEDGTVQGLLELLGLPYTGSGVLASALAMDKLRSRQVLQASGLPVPAWILLDGERWPAVREEFAARVARDLGYPCVVKPNAQGSSIGVTIVREESALDAAVEEALAYGNVVLVEEYLRGTELTCGILEDADTGVPQALPVIEIVPKREFFTYEAKYQGASEEICPARISGAAAAKAQDLALRAHQVLGCEGFSRVDLFLSGTDVVVLEVNTIPGLTEGSLIPLAARAAGIEYAELLHRMIAAALRRDRARRRTRPAGGHDRPAGGT comes from the coding sequence ATGACCTCGGTTCCTCCACGTTCGTCCCGGCGGCGGCTTCGCGTCGCCGTATTATTTGGCGGTCCGTCCGCGGAGCGCCAGGTTTCGTTGTGGAGCGGCGAGCGGGTGCTGGGGTCGCTCGATCCGGCGACGTACGACGCGCTGCCGGTCGAGATCACGGCCGAGGGGAAGTGGCTGCCGCGGCCCGATCTGTTGAAGCTGCCCGCGCCCGCCCCGGATCCGTCCGCCGCACCCGCCGGCCGTGCGCTGTCGCCGGTGCCGTCGCTCGGCGCGGCCTCTCACCACATCGACGAGGTCGTGCGCGAAGGCGAGATCGACGTGGTCTTCGTCGCGCTCCACGGACCGTACGGTGAGGACGGCACCGTCCAGGGCCTGCTCGAGCTGCTCGGCCTTCCGTACACCGGTTCCGGCGTGCTCGCGAGCGCCTTGGCGATGGACAAGCTTCGCAGCCGGCAGGTGCTGCAGGCGAGCGGCCTGCCGGTGCCGGCGTGGATTCTGCTCGACGGCGAGCGGTGGCCGGCCGTCCGCGAGGAGTTTGCGGCCCGCGTCGCGCGCGATCTCGGGTATCCCTGCGTCGTCAAGCCCAACGCGCAGGGGTCCAGCATCGGGGTGACGATCGTGCGCGAGGAATCCGCGCTCGATGCCGCGGTCGAAGAGGCGCTCGCGTACGGCAACGTGGTGCTGGTGGAAGAGTATCTGCGCGGCACGGAGTTGACGTGCGGCATCCTCGAAGACGCGGACACCGGCGTCCCGCAGGCCCTTCCCGTCATCGAGATCGTCCCGAAGCGCGAGTTCTTCACGTACGAGGCGAAGTATCAGGGCGCGTCCGAAGAGATCTGTCCGGCGCGCATCTCCGGGGCGGCCGCGGCGAAGGCGCAGGACCTGGCGCTGCGCGCCCATCAGGTGCTCGGCTGCGAGGGGTTCTCGCGCGTGGATCTGTTCCTGTCCGGCACCGACGTCGTCGTGCTGGAGGTCAACACCATCCCGGGACTGACCGAGGGCAGCCTGATCCCGCTCGCCGCGCGCGCCGCGGGGATCGAGTATGCGGAGCTGCTGCACCGGATGATCGCCGCGGCCCTGCGCCGCGACCGCGCGCGCCGGCGCACCCGGCCCGCCGGCGGCCACGATCGTCCGGCCGGCGGAACCTGA
- the dapF gene encoding diaminopimelate epimerase produces MARLRRDEYVRSHALGNDYLVVDPRTFSVRLTPERIREICDRHQGVGSDGILTLERSRRADVGLRIFNPDGSEAEKSGNGIRIFAKCLWDHGYLRRRAFSIETKGGIVGVTLDVRGRAVRSITAEMGRATFRSGEIPATGPDREIVGEPVEAAGERLLITAVSVGNPHCVVFVDDPAAVDLPRLGPALEHHPMFPNRINVQFVRVDSPRKVTIRIWERGAGETMASGSSSSAVAAACVRQGRTGRDLAVHSPGGVLRVEVGADYALRLTGPVEEVSRGTLSPDLLSRLRRGRSRP; encoded by the coding sequence GTGGCGCGTCTCCGCCGCGACGAATACGTGCGCTCGCACGCGCTGGGGAACGACTATCTCGTCGTCGATCCCCGCACGTTCTCGGTGCGGCTGACGCCCGAGCGGATCCGCGAGATCTGCGACCGCCACCAGGGCGTCGGGTCGGACGGGATCCTGACGCTCGAGCGCAGCCGGCGGGCGGACGTCGGCCTCCGGATCTTCAATCCGGACGGCAGCGAGGCCGAGAAGAGCGGCAACGGCATCCGGATCTTCGCGAAGTGCCTGTGGGATCACGGCTATCTGCGCCGCCGTGCGTTCTCGATCGAGACGAAGGGCGGGATCGTCGGGGTGACCCTCGACGTGCGCGGCCGCGCCGTCCGGTCGATCACCGCGGAGATGGGGCGGGCGACGTTCCGCAGCGGGGAGATTCCCGCGACGGGGCCGGATCGCGAGATCGTCGGCGAGCCGGTCGAGGCCGCGGGCGAGCGGCTCCTGATCACCGCGGTGTCGGTCGGCAACCCGCACTGCGTCGTGTTCGTCGACGATCCGGCGGCGGTCGATCTGCCCCGCCTCGGGCCGGCCTTGGAGCATCATCCGATGTTTCCGAACCGCATCAACGTCCAGTTCGTGCGCGTGGACTCGCCCCGCAAGGTCACGATCCGGATCTGGGAGCGCGGCGCCGGCGAGACGATGGCGTCCGGCAGCAGCTCGAGCGCGGTCGCCGCGGCCTGCGTCCGGCAGGGTCGCACCGGACGCGACCTGGCGGTGCACAGTCCCGGCGGGGTGCTCCGCGTGGAAGTGGGCGCGGACTACGCGCTGCGGCTCACGGGGCCCGTCGAAGAGGTCTCGCGCGGGACGCTGAGCCCGGACCTGCTGAGCCGGCTCCGGCGCGGGCGTTCACGACCATAG
- a CDS encoding alkaline phosphatase family protein, whose protein sequence is MARILYTVLDGLGDRPVPALGNRTPLEAAAVPFLGALTLDGRTGLVQTVGKGIAPESDVAVMAILGYDPFKYHTGRGVFEVVGSGMRFADGDLALRGNFATGGEGRTIVDRRAGRNLTTDEAHALADAVTRGVRFSAAPAEVEVRGSVAHRAAVVMRRRGGRLSAKISNTDPAYARVEGLGVAREHAGNEVEVCEPLDESEEAKVAAALVNEFTEQARRILDAHPVNARRRADGKPPANLILVRDAGDHAPQLPPIAERFGVRFGCFVEMPVERGIAELTGMQVIPVPPSGEDKERVYREWAQTAAREYKNFDGLYMHLKGPDEPGHDGLADAKRAVIELIDRAFFGTLLEHVPLDDVVIAVTADHATPVTLGRHSDDPVPLLVAGDGIEPDGTRVFNEKACAKGALGTLKGTDLMPLFVRLARGGA, encoded by the coding sequence ATGGCGCGCATTCTGTACACGGTCCTCGACGGGCTCGGGGATCGGCCGGTCCCGGCGCTCGGGAACCGCACCCCGCTCGAGGCGGCGGCCGTGCCGTTTCTCGGGGCCCTGACACTCGACGGTCGCACGGGCTTGGTGCAGACGGTCGGCAAGGGAATCGCGCCGGAATCGGACGTCGCGGTGATGGCGATCCTCGGCTACGATCCATTTAAGTACCACACCGGCCGGGGGGTCTTCGAGGTGGTGGGCTCGGGGATGCGCTTTGCCGACGGAGACCTCGCGCTGCGCGGCAACTTCGCCACGGGCGGCGAGGGCCGGACGATCGTGGACCGGCGCGCCGGCCGCAATCTCACGACGGACGAGGCGCACGCGCTCGCGGATGCCGTGACCCGCGGGGTGCGGTTCTCGGCCGCGCCGGCCGAGGTTGAGGTGCGCGGCAGCGTCGCCCATCGGGCCGCGGTGGTGATGCGGCGCCGCGGCGGCCGCCTGTCGGCCAAGATCTCCAACACCGATCCGGCCTATGCCCGCGTCGAGGGTCTCGGGGTCGCGCGGGAGCACGCCGGCAACGAGGTCGAGGTCTGCGAGCCGCTCGACGAGAGCGAGGAGGCCAAGGTGGCCGCCGCGCTCGTCAACGAGTTCACGGAGCAGGCGCGGCGGATCCTCGACGCGCATCCGGTCAACGCGCGCCGCCGGGCGGACGGCAAACCGCCGGCCAACCTGATCCTCGTCCGCGACGCCGGGGATCACGCGCCGCAGCTGCCGCCGATCGCGGAGCGGTTCGGGGTGCGGTTCGGCTGTTTCGTGGAGATGCCGGTCGAGCGCGGCATCGCGGAACTGACCGGGATGCAGGTGATTCCGGTGCCGCCGAGCGGCGAGGACAAGGAACGGGTCTACCGAGAGTGGGCGCAGACCGCCGCGCGGGAGTACAAGAACTTCGACGGCCTCTACATGCACCTCAAGGGGCCCGACGAGCCTGGACACGACGGCCTGGCCGACGCGAAGCGCGCCGTGATCGAGCTGATCGACCGCGCGTTCTTCGGGACGCTCTTGGAGCACGTGCCGCTCGACGATGTCGTGATCGCGGTGACCGCCGACCACGCGACGCCGGTCACGCTCGGCAGGCACTCCGACGATCCGGTGCCGCTGCTCGTCGCGGGCGACGGTATCGAACCCGACGGGACGCGCGTCTTCAACGAGAAAGCCTGCGCGAAGGGCGCGCTCGGCACCCTCAAGGGGACCGATCTGATGCCGCTGTTCGTGCGGTTGGCGCGCGGCGGCGCCTAG
- the rlmD gene encoding 23S rRNA (uracil(1939)-C(5))-methyltransferase RlmD, with protein sequence MVVAATRPRRGDEITLTIDRLAYGGRGVGRLDGFVVFVPDTAPGDRVRARLWRVKAGFGEADLLGIESPSPVRTAAPCPHFGPCGGCIWQHVTYDAQAAAKEAIVRESLAHLGGLRDVEVRPIVRMAAPWYYRNKMEFSFHPDGLGLHRRGAFDKIVPIETCYLESPRANIVLSEVDAFARTSGLSSYDPRSRTGMLRQVVIREAKGTGEVMVALVTTAREVPGLRGLADRLLAVVPEIASVAHGVNAGPSDGVPLTDVTIVAGQPYIREVLSGLTFRIGLETFFQTNTAQAEHLVGVVEADADLHGDETVFDLYCGVGTFSLALARRAARVYGIEIVAPAIDAARDNAVLNRIANAEFASGDVRLALPALVERAGRPDVLILDPPRSGAGGRVMRKIAAAGAPRIVYVSCNPTTLAPDLRELIAEGYVVRHAQPLDLFPHTYHVECVVLAERA encoded by the coding sequence ATGGTTGTGGCAGCGACGCGGCCCCGCCGCGGCGACGAGATCACCCTCACGATCGACCGGCTCGCCTACGGCGGCCGCGGCGTGGGCCGGCTCGACGGCTTCGTCGTCTTCGTCCCGGATACGGCGCCCGGCGATCGGGTGCGCGCGCGGCTGTGGCGGGTGAAGGCCGGCTTCGGCGAGGCCGACCTCCTCGGCATCGAATCCCCGTCGCCCGTCCGCACGGCGGCGCCCTGTCCGCACTTCGGGCCGTGCGGCGGGTGCATCTGGCAGCACGTCACCTACGACGCCCAGGCCGCGGCCAAAGAGGCGATTGTGCGGGAAAGCCTCGCCCATCTCGGGGGGCTTCGCGACGTCGAGGTGCGACCGATCGTCCGCATGGCGGCGCCGTGGTACTACCGCAACAAGATGGAGTTCTCGTTTCATCCCGACGGCCTGGGCCTGCACCGGCGCGGCGCGTTCGACAAGATCGTCCCCATCGAAACATGCTACCTCGAGTCCCCGCGCGCCAATATCGTTCTCTCGGAAGTCGACGCGTTCGCACGGACGTCGGGACTGTCGAGCTATGATCCGCGCAGCCGCACGGGCATGCTGCGGCAGGTCGTGATCCGCGAGGCCAAGGGCACCGGCGAGGTGATGGTCGCCCTCGTCACGACCGCGCGTGAGGTGCCGGGACTGCGAGGCCTCGCGGACCGGCTGCTGGCCGTCGTGCCGGAGATCGCAAGCGTCGCGCACGGGGTCAACGCCGGACCGTCCGACGGCGTGCCGCTCACCGACGTCACGATCGTCGCCGGACAGCCTTACATCCGCGAGGTGCTCTCCGGCCTGACGTTCCGCATCGGCCTCGAAACGTTCTTCCAGACCAACACCGCGCAGGCCGAGCACCTCGTCGGCGTGGTGGAGGCAGACGCAGACCTGCACGGAGACGAAACCGTCTTCGACCTCTATTGCGGGGTGGGCACGTTCTCGCTGGCGCTGGCCCGCCGGGCGGCGCGGGTCTACGGGATCGAGATCGTCGCCCCGGCGATCGACGCCGCCCGCGACAACGCCGTCCTGAACCGGATCGCCAACGCGGAGTTCGCGAGCGGCGACGTGCGGCTGGCGTTACCGGCCTTGGTGGAACGGGCCGGGCGGCCCGACGTGCTGATCCTCGATCCGCCGCGCTCCGGCGCGGGCGGCCGGGTGATGCGCAAGATCGCCGCCGCGGGCGCGCCCCGGATCGTCTACGTGTCGTGCAACCCGACGACGCTCGCCCCGGACCTCCGGGAGCTTATCGCCGAGGGCTACGTCGTGCGGCATGCGCAGCCGCTCGACCTCTTCCCCCACACCTATCACGTCGAGTGCGTGGTGCTGGCGGAGCGCGCCTGA
- a CDS encoding ABC transporter substrate-binding protein, with translation MATRRRTAVVCVVATAMLLAAGAGGSSAAGKLGGTVSVLGTWGGSELDSFNAMVKPFEDRTGAHVEFQGTRDLSAVLQTRVQGGNPPDVAGLPNPGALPALVRSHALKPLGRVLDMTRLAREYPATWRDIGRVGGEPYAIVVKTALKGLVWYDPKTLAAEHVALPQTWADMLAITDRLAGRGTSAWCLGLGSGATSGWPATDWIDMLLLRAAGPAAHDAWVQHKITWDAAPVRQAWEQFGRIAANPKYVYGGPQAVLATDFGEAPFPMFAKPPRCLFHLQATFIEDIIQKQFSWIRPGADLAFVPMPRIAPPYAGVAQIAGDVFGMFHDTPQARALMRYLVSAEAQAIWVKRGGALSPNKSVPFDAYPDVLSRRAAELLVRAPAARFGAGDMMPPEMTAAFYKGTLDYVAHPDQLRAILAHLEAVARDAYK, from the coding sequence GTGGCGACACGACGCCGCACGGCGGTGGTGTGCGTGGTCGCGACGGCGATGCTGCTGGCGGCGGGCGCGGGAGGCTCGTCCGCCGCGGGGAAGCTCGGCGGGACCGTGAGCGTCCTCGGCACCTGGGGCGGGTCGGAGCTCGACAGCTTCAACGCCATGGTGAAGCCTTTCGAAGACCGCACGGGCGCGCACGTCGAGTTCCAGGGCACGCGGGATCTCAGCGCGGTCCTGCAGACTCGCGTCCAGGGCGGCAATCCGCCCGACGTGGCCGGGCTGCCGAACCCGGGCGCGCTTCCCGCCCTCGTGCGGTCCCACGCGCTCAAGCCGCTCGGCCGCGTCCTCGACATGACGCGCCTCGCGCGGGAGTATCCGGCGACGTGGCGCGACATCGGCCGGGTCGGCGGTGAACCCTACGCGATCGTCGTCAAGACGGCCCTCAAGGGGCTCGTCTGGTACGACCCCAAGACGCTTGCGGCCGAGCACGTCGCATTGCCGCAGACGTGGGCGGACATGCTCGCGATCACCGACCGGCTGGCCGGCCGTGGCACGAGCGCGTGGTGCCTCGGCCTCGGCAGCGGCGCGACGAGCGGCTGGCCGGCCACGGACTGGATCGACATGCTGCTGCTCCGCGCGGCCGGTCCGGCGGCGCACGACGCGTGGGTGCAGCACAAGATCACGTGGGACGCGGCGCCGGTGCGGCAGGCGTGGGAGCAGTTCGGGCGCATCGCCGCGAACCCGAAGTACGTTTACGGCGGCCCGCAGGCCGTGCTCGCGACCGATTTTGGCGAAGCGCCGTTCCCGATGTTCGCCAAACCGCCGCGCTGTCTGTTCCACCTCCAGGCGACGTTCATCGAGGACATCATTCAGAAGCAGTTTTCGTGGATCCGTCCCGGCGCCGACCTCGCGTTCGTGCCGATGCCGCGGATCGCGCCGCCGTACGCCGGGGTCGCGCAGATCGCGGGCGACGTGTTCGGCATGTTCCACGACACGCCGCAGGCGCGGGCGCTCATGCGGTACCTCGTGTCCGCGGAGGCCCAGGCGATTTGGGTGAAGCGGGGCGGAGCGCTGTCGCCGAACAAGAGCGTGCCGTTCGACGCCTACCCGGACGTGCTCAGCCGCCGGGCGGCGGAGCTCCTGGTGCGCGCGCCCGCGGCCCGCTTCGGCGCGGGCGACATGATGCCGCCGGAGATGACGGCGGCGTTCTATAAAGGGACGCTCGACTACGTCGCCCATCCGGATCAGCTGCGGGCAATCCTGGCACATCTCGAAGCCGTCGCGCGGGACGCCTACAAGTAG
- a CDS encoding sugar ABC transporter permease, which translates to MGTLLLAAIALAGAPAASVAYILAAELVLGRLPVRSRRALRPWVWLAPALVFVAVFLVYPTLDTVVLSVRDATGAAWIGLANYVYAFESREALIALRNTVVWLVLFTGVVVAGGLGIAALAERVRYDAAVRGIVFLPMALSFTAAGVIWKFVYEFRPAGAPQIGLMNAALGALLPGFEPRAWLVGAPWNTLCLIAVGVWTWVGFATVVFAAALKAVPAEIVEAARVDGAGEWRVFLNITLPLLGPTTGAVATAMVITALKVFDVVYVMTSGNFDTDVLATRMYHALFVDQQLGRAAALAVILLAATVPVMAVNLRRLRQ; encoded by the coding sequence GTGGGCACGCTGCTGCTCGCCGCGATCGCGCTGGCCGGCGCCCCGGCCGCGTCGGTAGCCTACATCCTGGCCGCCGAACTCGTGCTCGGCCGGCTGCCGGTCCGTTCGCGGCGGGCCCTGCGTCCGTGGGTCTGGCTGGCGCCGGCGCTGGTGTTCGTCGCCGTCTTTCTCGTCTACCCGACGCTCGACACGGTCGTGCTGAGCGTGCGCGACGCGACCGGCGCCGCGTGGATCGGGCTCGCCAACTACGTCTACGCGTTCGAGAGCCGAGAGGCGCTGATCGCGCTGCGCAACACCGTCGTCTGGCTGGTTCTCTTCACCGGCGTGGTCGTGGCGGGGGGCCTCGGGATCGCCGCGCTGGCGGAGCGCGTGCGATACGACGCCGCGGTGCGGGGCATCGTGTTCCTGCCGATGGCGCTGTCGTTCACGGCGGCGGGGGTGATCTGGAAGTTCGTCTATGAGTTCCGCCCGGCCGGCGCGCCGCAGATCGGCCTCATGAACGCGGCGCTCGGCGCCCTGCTGCCCGGCTTCGAGCCGCGGGCGTGGCTGGTCGGCGCCCCCTGGAACACGCTGTGTCTCATCGCCGTCGGCGTGTGGACCTGGGTCGGATTCGCCACGGTCGTGTTCGCCGCCGCGCTCAAGGCCGTGCCGGCCGAAATCGTGGAGGCCGCGCGCGTCGACGGCGCCGGCGAGTGGCGCGTGTTCTTGAATATCACGCTGCCGCTTCTCGGGCCGACCACCGGCGCGGTCGCCACGGCGATGGTCATCACGGCGCTCAAGGTCTTCGACGTGGTCTACGTGATGACGAGCGGCAACTTCGACACCGACGTCCTCGCGACGCGGATGTATCATGCGCTGTTCGTGGATCAGCAACTCGGCCGGGCGGCCGCCCTGGCGGTGATCCTGCTCGCCGCGACGGTGCCGGTCATGGCGGTCAACCTCCGCCGCCTGCGTCAATGA
- a CDS encoding carbohydrate ABC transporter permease yields the protein MRILRRAPVHLVLWLICAVWLAPVVGLFVSSLRPASDVAASGWWTVFRHPAFTPANYRDVLTAQGLGAGFFNSMVIAAPATAIPLLIAAYAAYAFAWMAFPGRGALFALMVMLLVVPLQTTLVPVLRLFTAAGLTGTFPALWLAHTGYGLPLAVFLLRNFIGGLPPDVLDSAAIDGAGAAQTFFRVVLPLSLPAVASLAIFQFLWVWNDLLVALSYLGGRPSVAPLTVTIAGLVSSLGSGWHLLTAAAFVSMVLPLAVFFTLQRYFVRGLVAGAVKD from the coding sequence ATGCGCATCCTTCGCCGCGCCCCGGTGCACCTCGTCCTCTGGCTCATCTGCGCGGTGTGGCTCGCGCCCGTCGTGGGGCTGTTCGTCAGCTCGCTCCGCCCGGCCTCAGACGTGGCCGCGAGCGGCTGGTGGACCGTGTTCCGGCACCCCGCGTTCACGCCGGCCAACTACCGCGACGTGCTCACGGCCCAGGGCCTCGGCGCCGGGTTCTTCAACAGCATGGTCATCGCGGCGCCGGCGACGGCCATCCCGCTCTTGATCGCCGCATACGCCGCCTACGCGTTCGCGTGGATGGCGTTTCCGGGACGCGGCGCCCTGTTCGCGCTCATGGTGATGCTGCTGGTCGTCCCGCTGCAGACGACGCTCGTCCCGGTGCTGCGGCTCTTCACGGCCGCCGGGCTGACGGGCACATTTCCGGCGCTGTGGCTGGCGCACACCGGGTACGGGCTGCCGCTGGCCGTGTTTCTGCTGCGGAACTTCATCGGCGGGCTGCCGCCGGACGTGCTGGACTCCGCGGCCATCGACGGCGCCGGCGCGGCGCAGACGTTCTTTCGCGTGGTGCTGCCGCTGTCGCTGCCGGCGGTCGCCTCGCTCGCGATCTTCCAATTTCTCTGGGTGTGGAACGACCTGCTCGTGGCGCTCAGCTACCTCGGCGGGCGGCCGAGCGTGGCGCCGCTCACGGTCACGATCGCCGGTCTGGTGAGCTCGCTCGGGAGCGGCTGGCACCTGCTCACGGCCGCGGCGTTCGTCTCGATGGTGCTGCCGCTCGCCGTCTTTTTCACGCTGCAGCGGTACTTCGTCCGCGGGCTCGTCGCCGGCGCCGTGAAAGACTAG